agactAAATGAAAGCTGATATTTACTCTTTATTGACTTAaaactgacttattacagattaaataagttttttaggactaaactactcttataacgaCGAAggtatatattttcacatgcattaacgtatTAAAAcgtataagaataattttattataaaaataaattatttgacttgctataatcagtaataaatcaattaaaaataaatataactttttatttttattaatatcaacaaatttaaagaGTGTTTAGAGAAGAAATGAAGACGTAATTATAgctttttatgtttaatttgaaaattccagCACTCATTTAAATGCAATAATAAAGAATAgtaataaaggaaaaatgaaagtgCAGAAGGATTTTGGGGGCAATCTGACGTCCGCTTCCTCTATTGGTTGCACTGTCTCTCCTTTGTCTTTTTCTCTTCACCCCCACCAAAATCCGCCCTTTCATTTCTAGAGCCGCACAGAaaaccctctctctctctctctctccatctcTCTGATCTCTCGCGCAACGTACACACTTATCAAGAACGACCTAATCCCCAACCCCTTAGGGGGGGTCCCTAGGATCCAATCTTCGTTTATCCATTCCTCACTCTCCGGTCAACCCCTCCCACCTTCAATTGATCGCAGCTGTTTTCTATGTTATTCTGCTCGATTTCGAGGTGAGAATGGATGAGAGGAAATCGAAGAAACTGAACGGTTGTagtagcagcagcagcagtagTAGTTGGAGCCGTGCGAATAATGGTGGCATTAGCACTAGTGGGTCGTACGACACCGTATGGGAGTGCGTGATCCCGTACGTGCAGGACCCGAGGGACCGGGACGCTGTGTCACTGGTGTGCAAGAGGTGGTACGATATCGATGCCATCACGCGGAAGCACGTGACTATGGCGCTGTGCTACACCGCCACTCCGCAGCGGTTGTCGCGGAGGTTCCCACATCTGGAGTCGCTAAAGCTTAAGGGCAAGCCACGCGCCGCCATGTTTAATCTGATTCCTGAAGACTGGGGCGGGTATGTGACACCGTGGGTGGAGGAAATCGTCAGGTCTTTTGGGAGAATGAAGGTGCTGCACTTCCGGAGGATGATTGTGAAGGATTCGGATCTCGTGTTGCTGGCAACGTCTTTTAGGAAGGTACTGGAAGTCTTGAGGCTGGATAAGTGTTCGGGTTTCTCTACTGATGGGCTTTTGCAGATAGGACGCTTGTGCAGGTAGTAAAACGTAATATTATGTCTTAGCgttttgtttgatttcataTAGTCTCgcttttgatttttgactTGCTATTTTCTTGATAGTTTTTGGTGTTTTCTTGATTGTGTTGTGTATTTCTTGACGTGTTTACAATACTTTGGTACTTGAGCGGCTTATGTTTGATCTCTGTCTTTAACCGAGACTGATGGGTTTCAGATGATTCACCATATGTGTGATTATTTGtcctcttttttattattattctttttatgtttttcgtTCCTTCTATATTTCccttcctttttattttgttcttttggcGAATTGATTGGAGCTTAGGTCTagtttaattttcatttctaaaGTTCAAATCGTCACTTTATcctaaagttaaaattttattacacaaCTGACCTTCCGATCACTTTCCAGCGACCTTTTGGCTAGAATGGCCATTTTCTAGCTGCATGCTATTTTTGAAGAGCAAAATGCcaaaatagaattatataGCTGCAGTTTAGTCCAATTTCGCATTACTCCAAGAGttacataaattacatattttttcatttaattttatacacatatagaacacataattttagagcttacttataatatttaacttaatgaaactttatttagttttatttttcttagttCTAGTTATTGaagtattaattttgtatcatcgtttaaattataattatagttaaaaaatttgtttaatgttAAATGTAATGATTTAGGTCCAGGCTTTTTACAAAGTCAGCAACTTTTTTGGATTTAGTCTtcttaaaagtgaaaattcaaagtatttataattcaaataaaaaattttcattataaacatagaaaaagttgaaataacaaatagtaaaaattactaaacAGTGGGAGTCCTTTTAGACAACTTGACAATAACACAAGCTGATAAGAATCACTAAAAGCACCttgacaattttctttttcgaaaaaatcatgaaaatatttgtcaatCCTGAGAAAAAACTTTTTATCTCAATAGTTGTACTATTGTATATGCATTGtataacttttcatttttttgtgaacTTAAAATAAGACGTTGATCAACATATAAgtgctcttttctttttattttgagtttagACTTAACATCACAAAAAAGAATAGATTTAAATCCTCTATCATATTAGATTTTTTGATGCATATTCTTAAAGTATGGTTTAGTATATAATTCAGGAAGCAATGTGaaaattatgtgataaattacaattatagaCCTCTAACTTGACCATTTTGCACAACAAACATTTTAAGGggcattttgaaaatttaaacaaacttTGAAGAGGTGTAACCAttcacaagaaaaattaatgctGGGATACAACAGAACTTTTACTATCTGCTTTTGCTGaaagtatttgttttctttatgaTGAACTTAAGTGAAGGGGTACTTGTAATTTGATATCATGTCTCAAATTAAGTAAAAGTCATTGGACATAACACATGAGAGGTTCCTTTATATTGGACAATATATACAACTTCAGGGGATGTACTTGTAAGTGACGCGTATATATGCGATATTAAACAAAATGGCTTGATGTGATACTATTTCATCACATTCTCATATCAATTTGGAAGCAGTAATCCATCCTAAGTTCCTGTCCTCCTTGCTTGTTAAATccatttgttttcattttgccAAAATGCAAagcattaaaatatatgatctGCAGTCttatcatatttgttttgttaGTTGGTTCACTTATCTCATTCAAACTCTTCTACAAACTAGTGGTTAAGGGggaaaatgataattatgcGTATGTGtgtaagtttttaaatatCCCATGACTTAAAGTAGATTGTGTATCTAGGCTTCTGGAGTATTCATTGTtctaaaagaagaaagaagttGCACTCTCTTGGTAGTATGTTCCagcttttcttcaaaaaagaaTACTATATGTCAATCATAATGGTTTTTAAGGTTGTCTTGGCTGACTTCAGAATCTTCCATTTTTCACCTTATTTGACAAACATCTAAGGAGCGTGAATGGACTTGGAAATATGTAATGGTTGTGCtttaatatctaataaattttcatcaaatgtACTTTCCAATTTGGATTATGCAAATATCATGAATTTTTTAGAGCAGGAATATTGTTCTTACGTTGCgtcaaaattttgtattttccaaatttgatatttgtttgtcacaggaatttgaaaattttgttcatgGAAGAGAGCTCGATAATGGAGAATGACGGAGAATGGCTGCATGAGCTTGCTTTGAACAACACAGTTCTTGAAAGTTTGAACTTTTACATGACTGATCTCACGAAAGTCAGATCTAGAGACCTTGAACTGATAGCAAGAAGATGCCCATCTTTGACCTCAATGAAAATTAGTGATTGTGATATTTCAGACCTCATTGGTTTTTTCAGAGCTGCATCTTCATTGGAAGAGTTCGGTGGGGGCTCTTTTAGTGAGCCCCCTGGACAGGTTGGTGAAGGTGTCTTTAATGAACAGTTGGAAAGGTATGCTGCTGTTGTATTCCCACCAAAATTGTGCCGCTTGTGTCTGACTTACCTGGGAAAAGCAGAAATGCCCATTGTCTATCCTGTTGCTTCCAAGCTTAGAAAATTGGATCTCCTCTATGCGCTGCTGGACACAGAAGCCCATTGTGTGTTATTACAAAGATGTCCTAACTTGGAAGTTCTTGAGGTAAATTTTGAGGCCTTTTAACCGTTTGTCATTTCAGAGGTGCCTTTCCTTGTGCTAATTAAGTTTTTATGTGCTTGATCTGCTGGCAATTAGTTTCCTTATTGGTCATTGTTAAACTTCTTTGAGTGCTAATGGGTACAAATTCCATTTGACAACTTCACTTGTTTAATCCTTGCAATAATATGGTCTTCATGATGTGAAAGTTTCATTGATTAGTGTCCTCTAGGCAGTCTGTTTTTAGTAGAGATTATCCCAGTTTTCCCTCTTTACTCTCAAGTAATTTTCTCAGGTCACACTCATATCATGTTCTTGTAAGTAGAATATTTAGCTGGTTTAGGATATTAAACAAGATGAAGTTCATGATAAAATTCTATCTTGTAATTGTATATTTGTTGAATAATATTTGCCATGCAGTATAGCATGCTATCTTATAAATGAATTGCTGTCATCGTCGTGTGAAATTTTTGTGGTGCAATATGAGCATCAGTTGAATTCTCATGAAAAACGAAGTCATGTTATACATGAAGACAGATAAAAGAATACTCCAAACATAGCCAGGTTTATCATTATAGACGTACAAATTCTGAGCTTGTCTTCTATGAGACTGCTATTTTAAGACCAAGAAGTGActgggaaaaaaagaaaatttatatgctattttttttgctttgaaCTGGAAGAGAACATCTTTCTTTTAATCCAGAAGGATGAGCACTGATGGTTTTTTCCCAGATTTCTCTCTACTTATATTCCCAGTTGTCCCTTTCATTtcgttcctaatttttatCTGATTCATGGTGCTGGTCCTCATTTAGTAGCATTTCATTTCCTCTTTTGTTAATTTGGGGAGTTGAGTTGGGAGGTATGGTTTTCCTTCAGAAGACAGCTCACAactgattttcttgaaaatgaaatatttgcgAGTACCCCTGGGTGGAAGTTCTGATTCTATTATCATTTATGCTAACATATTGCCAAACCAAAATAGTGGACATTTGGCTTCTTGCACTGACTAATCCCAACTTTTGGGTTCTAGTTGTTTTAGGTAAATCAAATAGCAATATTAAGGTCCTTTTTGTTTTCGGTGTAATGTTGTATCTATAGAAATGAATGGATAAGAGGATACGGACTCTTTTGACTTTTTGTTTAATGTTACATTTTCTGTTTtagttgatatatataaattgcaaTGCTAAGTCTGTGACTACAACTATATTTCCATATGTGGAACAGACAAGAAATGTTATTGGAGATAGAGGATTGGAAGTTCTTGCTCAATACTGCAAGAGAATGAAAAGACTTAGGATAGAGCGTGGAGCTGATGAGCAAGACATGGAAGACGTAGAAGGTGTGGTCTCACAGAGAGGATTAATTGCTTTGGCTCAAGGATGCCTTGAGCTGGAATACTTGGCTGTCTATGTGTCTGATATTACAAATGCGTCCTTGGAATGTATGGGCACTTACTCAAAAAACCTATGCGACTTTCGGTTGGTCTTACTCGACAGAGAGGAAAGAATCACAGATTTGCCACTTGACAATGGCGTTCGATCTCTTTTAATGGGTTGCCATAAACTTAGGAGGTTTGCTCTGTATCTCCGGCCCGGAGGCCTCACTGATGTGGGTCTCAGTTACATAGGGCGGTATAGCCCAAATGTAAGATGGATGCTTCTTGGGTATGTTGGCGAGTCTGATGAAGGCCTTCTGGAGTTCTCAAGAGGGTGCCCTAGCTTGCAAAAGCTAGAAATGAGAGGCTGCTGTTTCAGTGAACGTGCACTGGCCATGGCTGCTCTGCGGTTGACTGCACTAAGGTATTTGTGGGTTCAAGGATATAGGGCATCCGGGAATGGTCGAGATCTCTTAATTATGGTGCGACCAAACTGGAATATCGAGTTGATACCTGCAAGACAAGTTTGTGTTGAGGACCAGGATGGTGGACAAATAATTGTTGAGCATCCAGCCCACATTCTAGCATATTATTCACTTGCAGGGCAAAGAACAGATTTTCCGCCTACCGTCAGGCCTTTGGACCCAAACATTCTTATTTAACTGATAAAACTGTATATAAccttttgttgttgttgttgcatACTCTTGTTTAGGTGCCTTGTTCATAAGTATTAACACGTTGCCGTCTTTTCCTCTTCATTTCCATCAGGTCTTGGTGAGAGCCTCTTCCACAGTTTGACACTAGTCTTGGTTTTGTATCTAGAGATTTTCATGTAATGagttttgtactttttttgtTCTATGAGAAGCTACTCTTGCTATGGTACTTTACCGACGGGACGAATAACCTTCATTATTTGCAGTATTCTCAATTCATGTAGCTCAAGCAGAATGTTACCGACTTACTC
This region of Sesamum indicum cultivar Zhongzhi No. 13 linkage group LG4, S_indicum_v1.0, whole genome shotgun sequence genomic DNA includes:
- the LOC105160913 gene encoding coronatine-insensitive protein 1, which codes for MDERKSKKLNGCSSSSSSSSWSRANNGGISTSGSYDTVWECVIPYVQDPRDRDAVSLVCKRWYDIDAITRKHVTMALCYTATPQRLSRRFPHLESLKLKGKPRAAMFNLIPEDWGGYVTPWVEEIVRSFGRMKVLHFRRMIVKDSDLVLLATSFRKVLEVLRLDKCSGFSTDGLLQIGRLCRNLKILFMEESSIMENDGEWLHELALNNTVLESLNFYMTDLTKVRSRDLELIARRCPSLTSMKISDCDISDLIGFFRAASSLEEFGGGSFSEPPGQVGEGVFNEQLERYAAVVFPPKLCRLCLTYLGKAEMPIVYPVASKLRKLDLLYALLDTEAHCVLLQRCPNLEVLETRNVIGDRGLEVLAQYCKRMKRLRIERGADEQDMEDVEGVVSQRGLIALAQGCLELEYLAVYVSDITNASLECMGTYSKNLCDFRLVLLDREERITDLPLDNGVRSLLMGCHKLRRFALYLRPGGLTDVGLSYIGRYSPNVRWMLLGYVGESDEGLLEFSRGCPSLQKLEMRGCCFSERALAMAALRLTALRYLWVQGYRASGNGRDLLIMVRPNWNIELIPARQVCVEDQDGGQIIVEHPAHILAYYSLAGQRTDFPPTVRPLDPNILI